The segment TGACAAAATTATGTTAGTGGAACAGGAGAAAtgcttgatatatattaataacctagaccttggtgtacaaggAACAATTTCAAACTTGGCAGATGTTaccaaacttggaagtattgtgaaccatgtggaggatagtgtagaattaAAAAGGATATAAACAGATTGGTAAAACACTGGCTCAGCTTCAACCAGGGGTAAGAGAGGCCAAAGACAAAAAGGTCTGAAAATCAGTGGCCAAAGACACAAAAATCTGAAATTTTTTTTGCAACAAGGAATCATATAATTATAGCACTTTTTATGATCTGTCGTGAAATGCAAATACTTTCAGGCCACTTCAAATCAGTGGAATTATTAGATTTCATGTGGGTAGAAACATTCATCTCTCTGTTTACTCATCAATGTGTTCATACAAACGAGAGACAGTTCGGGTGCTTCACTACAGGACTGGATTCAAGCGATCATCTCAACTCATTGTGcaccagcgacttcacactgtggagaggccattcacctgctgtaAATGTGAGAAAGGATTCACTCAAACATCCATCTCTGTTTACTTTCTATTTCTGTCAAGGCTGTGGACCAACACATTTGTATAAAATCAGCAAGGTGACCTCAGCATTTCACTATTCAATGCAGTTAATGCATGTAGTACAGGATGAAGTCCAAACTAACAGCAGAACATGACCTTGCTGGATTATGTACATGCAAAGTGAAGCAGATGACTACAAGCAGTGCTTCACAAATTATTTTCCAATATGACCCCATTTtaactcaccacaaccttctcaaggtcaattggggatgggcatcaACTGCTagccatcccatgaacgaattggGGATGGGCATCAAAAAATCTTGAAAATTAACGTGAACCAGATgccagtaaaacaaaaacagcaataaagcagcacaGTAACTTTCAGAAATAATTATTAAATTTCACACATTATACATCATGTAAAtatgacaatgggcagaattttgcccttgacgggtggGAAGGCCCAACCGACTCGGCGGCGGGCAAGCAGCCAAttgccgccgccgaaacgggccgcgccattttgcgtgggcgggccaattaaggcctgcccagcgggttAGCGACTCATGTGTAGAGCGGGAAAATCATTGTGGAGGCGGGCAtgttcagaccgccggttccaatggggaaccagcagtctgcaTAAAGAGTGACCAGGCAGCCtcgttgaggcagtgcaccatggccactgacAGAGATCAACTTGCTGCTTTCagggcacaggaggaggagggggaaggaggaggaggaggaggaggagggggaggaagaggaggaggaggaggaggggggcaggctgcaggataacagcggggggccactgtgccccttgcttctcagctgcatgccttgctgtcctccttgaAGAAGTGTCCAACTGTCAGGATATTTTGCATCCagaggctgggaggaggagggccccccacgtcaCCAGCCAGGCTtggcaggaggtgggggggggggggcaataagCGCCCATgacgattcaatgatttgctgcagtctggaagggtgagtaccatgtcagctttggccatttgacccagcaagtagccttagcctttgagcacaccctcaccccaacgTCTTattgtcgttactgcattgggaatTTGGcgcacactgggtgggcaaacagatagtgaccatgcgtATATCAGCCTTAGTGATTGAGGAGAAGAtaggttctccccgcagcatatgtttgtcacatttgagtggtctgggggcaacctgcaggggaggcagttaGGCACAcattcagaactccaacacatgtgctattgatggtgatgagatggtggaaggggagcctcaaggtgtcgtggccaagagccatctgctggcctcagcgccgcacctagttgcgcctccttgccatgggtgctaagacccgtgtgttattcaaaatgatggacaccgaatgtgtccaaggtggccgttggggagggggttggggccaGCCATACTATTTTCTGGTGACTGACCTCCAGGAGTGTGGACAGAaaccgctggaggcctcagatggtcctgtgtggttggggtgtggtgtgcacgtgcagagtacatgagcgatcagccccaataaatcctcttctctgttttgcaggcaaaaaccaAACACAATCTcagggagcgccagaggactggtggtgggcatgccatgctccagcgcctcaccacctatgagaagcaggccatggagctggggaggaggcaggcggccaggtcggcaggtgtcagtgaggctggggtgcagcggccaggtatttgaagtCCACAGTTCCATCTACTCTgtttccccaccatccaaagcaatcgttaatgcagcaacactgctcattcacaaactgatacagtcagacgtgtgggtcatacacaaaggtccctcggccccttgaggatgcgcatctctagcaccttccaaagtcgccttatcccatttgtgaacACTAtctccatggcctaacatgccatggcatcgctgctgcacagccaaaggcgttttgcatcttaggagggttggtACCTTTCACCCAGTGCGTCcaacattactctgtccaaaaggtcctcagcacctcacctgtcaacctcatggcactcaacttaaataaaagcCAACACGTTACTCAttcctgcaccaaggggaaatgttgccttctgtccacccattttatgcccctcataacagtttgaaggtcaataatgtgacctgtcaatctcctctgcttcacggcaaatgtcgcaagtgaatgcaatgtttcctcatcaccacaactctccaggccaggtaCCACTGCACTCTCCGCACTCCAATGCCAAATAACGTTCCATgcggcattccttaggccatctgaccagcctgtctgtatgcgcattTAATATTTGGGCCTCCTCAAGActattttccaccccaccaatgttcttctctttagggtcttgaaagatgagcgacttatgaggctggggggaaagggatgaaaggtgttactgactgaatgctaactgatgcactgtccttgttgttaatttcagcatcaccaccgtaTGGCAGCAGCAAACAAGATTGAAGAAccctctccacacctgagggtcaagatgtgcaacttgcagcacatcatttcagccagccagtgACAAACACTTCAGTGGGGAATGTAacgtcagctagtgtcccaggcacagtggagagggcacttcacaatcactggaggagatggcaagGACATAGAGTGCTGATGGTGCtagcagctggaggactgcagagGACCAAGCATGTGCTGAAtctggcagtgatgatgtgcctctggagatgtcagccatgcagcagctggaggacaagcggcaggattcgtgggagcatctggcagggttgcatgagggtgtgcttcagttggtctctgcggtggaggagtccaggcagagtgtaagtgaaggcatgaacatcaggacagagcttcacgcttcctccactgagagactggcgactctcatggagaggggcttcaatcggattgagactcttctgattgggttacgctttgacctgcaagccctcacagcggtagtggccacgggtggtcattcccaatgtgggagatgttctgggcaccaagtgtcagcgctcggtgcccatccatctgcggtgagcagggaggtccaatgtgaccttatgttggcgcagcagctgcctgtctttgctgcaagctcctctcagggcgctccggatgagggcagcagctcctccgcccctctgccagtgaccgttgaggctgtgacaactggggaggtgccagttctggaactggccactccctccctcccaggcagggccatcacaggctccatgggccagaggatgcccgccaaggttatCGAGGCAAACAGGACAGCagtgtcagcaggctgtctcacaagccactctgagcgatggggcagaacctagatgtagcacctgcaaacgaaaacataaggcacattaggcactccacgggtatgtcactggtgattttgtgttggccttagattagggaacaAATAGTTATGTTTGTAAGAGAGATATTTCTCTTTGATGTTGGactgaataaagtccacttttcggACCATGGCTGAGGATGTTTCCTtgttgctgcatttgtatgtttcacagatgagtgtttgagtggacattgatgtttctgcactAAGCCCTTATCTacagctgataaggtggaagatgtagcacctaagtgtcacgtgtggaagcgccaggcaacgctgttcctgctgatcgatgtgtgtggagctagctgaaggttcactggattaaattgtcccggggtgtctctgcctccttggtgtaatagcgggtcggcgtgctgcccctcatcatcggcctgtgcttcctcatcctctgagccactgctggattccttatgtgcagcctcatccactgcatcaaggtcttcatcgtcaactgcatcccccctttccagcgcaagattgtgcagagcgctgcatgctaccactatcagagagacgcgatctgggaggtactggagtgcgtcccttgagcagtccaggcaacgcatcttgagaagactgatggctttctccaccacagctcttgtggtgccgtggctcctattgtagcactcctcagcttctgttcttggacggtggAGAGGCGCCATGATCCACCTTCACAGGGGCTAGTCCTTGTCACCcgccagccaaccatccagtcgagctggagcactgaagagccctggcacctgggagtgtctgaggatgtaggcgtcgtgggagctgcctgggtaccttgcacaaacttgtagaatctgcatcctgtgatcacacactatctgcacgttcatggagtggaagcccttcctgttgacaaaggcaccgggctcacctgctggtgccttgatggccacatgtgtgcagtctatagcaccctggacacgggggaagccagcaatggccgcgaagcctctggctcgctgtgcctcacttacctggtcacagcggaagtggatgaaggtcaatgcccaactgaacagagcgtctgtaacctgcttgacacaagtgtggacagctgattgggagacaccgcaaagttcacccaccgagccctggaaggagccagaggcatagaagtggagggaaactgtgagcttcagagccgctggcatgggatgtccacccacacagttaggggagatctcagggccaattatctgacagatatggttgactgtttcccttgagagacggagcctccttcggcactgcacctcagtcatattgaggtagctgcttcgccacctgtataccctggcagcaggatagtggtgtcttctgtggccccttccaccttggacaacctcttggcattgcaccccttgtgcctgcgcctggcctcccaaaggtggctcccctggaggctgattgtccactcctggcctcctccttattctatccctcccttcctcctcctaggagctgcctccagtggagatgtcagaacccattcccagattaaatggaggcctctggaaagctgcaggcctgataaagattactgtctgcagactggtgagctttaaagtacacagaaagctcttggaaatcgatctgaactgctaacaatcacacaagcaagtttaaaacactttcggcattaaatacttcaggaaAAACATGAATaaccctctgagtccacatatcctacCAGTGCACGAGTTTTGATAAAAAATCACCTactcgcctgcccgttgggcccatgtgCATAGCCGAAGTTCACAAGGGCCTCTCAAAATCCTCgtcgattggcaagttaagggccttaacaaggcctttaattaatggcgggcacgcattgTGCTGCATAGCGCACCAGCTGACCTAATTATCATGATGTTGTGCGCTGACGTCAGGACGCGCGtgtgacattttaagcactgacatgcgggctccgccacccgtacatcagtgggaaaattctgcctattgtGTTTTTAAAGTATTTTGTATAAATATTATTTTATATACTCATGCAGATTTCAACCAAGCTCTCCATATTTCCTGGTGACAGAAGACTGAGTGAAGTCTCTCTCCCCGCCAACCACCAGCCCCAtacacattgtaatcagcccctctcctccaccgcacacacacacaccccactctgttcaatccctctcccccacttaTTCACTTATCAGCCCCTGTTCCCAAACACTGCCCCCCATCACTCGCTCAATCATAAGCCTGGCTTTTCCTATAGCCTCACAACAACACTGAGCCACCCTGAGACCCTGCAAACCCCTTCCTAGCTAGGCCATCATGACTGAAAGTTGGgaataaatattgctgaaaatcaGAGGCTTTTGATCCAAGCACATGCTGGGTGCAtgttttttgttttgcatttcttcTTGGTGATAGTTTCCTATGGTTATTGTTGTTTGTTGCTGCAATTTAACAACCAGAAAACTAAAGTGGTAATGTCCAGAAAACCTTCGCCAATTCACCACAGGCCAACAAAATTTAGGCTCTGCTGCTCCCCACCCAAGGAAACCCTGAAACCCCCGGAGACTTGGCTCCCCCCACCGGCCACCAACTTGGCTCCTCCCCCCCATCCACCCGGAGACATggcttctccccccctccccagagacTCAGCTGCTTCCCTCTGCCTCAAGTCTACGGAAACCCTGTGGCTCCATGGAGGAGCCAACAGCAAGCACACCTTCCTGCTGGGCTGAGTGATGGCAGCCAGCTCTGCCCTGCTGAATGGAAGCTCCCCTgggtcctgctcctgatctcattgctggcaaggtcgggaaaaaaattcaaagggctgaattcTGTCAAACAGTGGAAATATCTCACCCttgcctcagctggagcattacATCCGGTTTTGAGCCCTGCACtttgatgtgaaggcattagaggggCTGCAGAAAAAGCTCCAGAGATGatcagaaacttcagttacatagaaagattggagaagttggaacaaTTCCCTTCAGAGAAGGTTGAAGGAGATTTGGTCAAGGTATTCAAATCATGAcaagtctggacagagtagataggcagAAACTGTTATGattggtggaaggagagagagccagaggggcacagatttaagataattagcaaaagaaacaatggcgaCTTGAGGAAAAACCCTTTTCACACAGTGggtcattaggatctggaatgcactgcctgagagtgtggttaattgaagctttcaaaagggaattggatcattctctgaaaaggaaaaaaaaatgcaggggaatggcactaggtgactTGATCCTTCAGAGGGCCAGTTCAGACACGATGAGCCCAATATggactccctctgtgctgtcacCGTTCTACGATTCAATGAAATAACACCTCTCTCACAAATGGATGCAGCAATGTGGGGAATGTTGAACTCTTCTGAATATATGAATTCAGAcaaattcaatggcattccccGTTTTAAAGTATCTTGAGGAAAAGAATGATTTGACCAGGTTTGAGCTTTATGGGAGCTGGCGGCTAGCTACGGTTTCAGTGAAATTGCAGAATTGTAACATTCAGGTGGACTAACACAAAAGCAATAATACTAtcggtgctggaaatactcagcggcaCCTGCGAAGAGTTCACATTCCAGGCGCATGACTTTCAACACCTTGTTGTTATCTCAGTTCAGGAATTACCAGCTTCCTGTTACAGCGTGTTCACGTGTTCTAGTTTCTCCGAATATGGGACCGGGGACAATACCCTGGCCTTCTGTAGGTTATGGGTGGAGCTGTGTATGTGGGAAGGAGTCGGGGCAGCCAATACAGGACGGACAAGAAATGGGGTGGAGTGTCGAGCAGCGGCAGGGTGGCTGGAAACTGGCAGCGCGGACAATGGGAGAGTCGAGCCTTTAAAATCGGGTTCGAAAAGGGGGACGCAAATGAATGCGGCAAAGTGGAGCTTCTTACTGTGCGCCACTGTGAGCGCTGTCATCTGCCTCTGCATCTACATCACCAGCAAAGTCAAGCGCCCCGTGCCCCAGGGCTGGAAGTTTGACTGCGCTGAATGCGGGGACTATCCGGACGAGCTGTGCACCGCGCTTTTCCAAGGGAAGGCGGCAGCCCTGGTCCTGGGAGCCGAGTGCGAGCAGATCCACCGGCCGGAGGCGACGGGAGGCCGCCCGGTCAACTGTTCCCGGCTGCTGGCCTCGCACTCCTACATCACGGAGACGCTGTCCCAGGAGGAGGCGGACTTCCCCCTGGCTTACATCCTGGCCGTGCACAAGGACCTGGACACGCTGGAGTGGCTCTTCAGGGCCATTTACACCCCCCAGAACATCTACTGTATCCACGTCGACAACAAGACGTCGGAGGGCTTCAGGCAGGGGGTTCAAGGGCTGGCCGACTGCTTCCACAACGTGTTCCTCGCCTCCCGGAGCGAGAAGGTGGTGTACGGCGGCTTCTCTCGGCTGCAAGCGGACATTAACTGCATGGAGGAGCTGGTGCTCTCACAGGTCAAGTGGAAATACGTGATCAACCTTTGCGGCCAGGATTACCCGCTGAAAACCAACAGGGAGCTGGTGCGGTTCTTGAGGAGTCGGTGGAAGAATAAAAACATCACCCCGGGGATCGTGCAGCCCGAGCACATGAGGCACAGGACCAGCCATGTTCACAGGGAGTACATCTCCCCGGGCCAGTCCTATGTGATAAAGACACAGAAGAGGAAGGCGGGGGGCGTGCCGCACGGCCTCAAACTTTACTTCGGTTCCGCTTACTATGTCCTCACCAGAGAGTTCGTCAACTTCGTGCTGACTGATCAGCGGGCGAAGGACTTGCTGCAGTGGTCGAGGGACACGTACAGCCCCGATGAGCATTACTGGGTCACCTTAAACCGCATGGCAGgtacacatacagatacactggCATTCAGGCAAAGGGATGTAGAGCTCGGGACTTAACCAAGTTGTGAAGGAAGAGAAACCTCCCTAAGTCCCAACTAAGATCAAGACTGTCAATGAAGTGTTGTTAGAATCAGGAGTTCTATTTATAGTCACAAAATGTTAGAGTGAAATAATCTAAACTCGCCCAAACACTTTTTTTATTTCCCAGGAACTAATTAATTtcccttttaaaataattaatggcaTCTGTTTCAACAGCAGCTTGTACCAGAGGATTCCGGCTTCTAaccgccctctgagtgaaaattaTTTTTCCAATCAAGCCTTTAATTTTGTAGCTGTTTTAAATTTTTATCCTATTTTAATATGATTTCTGTGAAGGGTACAACTGTCGGAGCAAAAGTTGCAGTTTTGTGTTGCTTTATTTATGTTTAGAAATGGCACTGGCTGAGGTGCTGCAGAGCGTGGCATggagtcgatgggccgaatggcggCTCCCTGTGCTGTTAACCATCCTATGATTCTACCTcccatttatataaaaaaaatgcgGTGAAACCATAAGCCAAACGTAAGACAGGGGATGCGAAGAGGAGGAagattgaggtttttttttaaactttgcccTGGTTTCCTAGCTAGCTACCGGGGTTGTAATTCTCAGAATGCAATGCAGTAATCAGATGGTTTGTGACCACATGTTTATACTGAATTCTGATTTAAATCAGTCATCTGCAGCCCTCTGTGGATCAGAGTAATTGGTGAACTGTTGATCTCGACTTCATACGCCCCCTCCCTTAATACTGACTGCATAGAATTTGGAGCAGCTTGTTTACTCTGATCCTAATGAAAATAATGGTGTTTTTCAGTGAGCAAATTTCCAACAAGGACCGATTTCTTTTCCATCTCTGGGATGCACCCGATAAGAGTCCATAGCTTTCCACAGCCATACATTCTGTTCAGATATGTTTGCTGAATCTTGAGGTGGCAGCATAACAAATAACAGAAATCAACTACAGTAAACTCATGTTTTGGCCGTGATGTGATACCCGTTGACACAGTAGCCCGACAAGTACAGAAATACACTGGGCACTTTGTTTATCTGGTACCGTTTCCCACACATTTGCTGCTAACAGAGACCAAATAACAGCAAGTTGTATTTATCTAGCACATCCACCATGACGAGATGTTCCAAAGTGAAAAATGCCAGTCTGTCTTTTTACATAAATGCTTTCATGCCCaaaggatatcccaaagtgcttttcagccaatggggtactttttgaagtgtatcactgttgtaatttaggaaacaccACAGCCAATTAGTGCtcggcaaactcccacaaacaacaatgtgacaatgaccagatttggtgatgttgattgagggataaatattggccaggacactggggattaCTCCACTGTTGCCCTTCAAAATCATGCCatagaatcttttatgtccacctgagaggacagatggagcATCAGTTTAATAATTCCATAAGAGACACCAACAGAGCACTTCTTCATTACTGCACTGgggtatcagccttgatttttgagctcaaggtctgaagtgggactagaactcacaatcttctgactcagaagtaaaGTGCTACCCACTGTGGATGGCTGGCACATAAAGGGGGTTAACAGACACTagtcaggggtggtgggggggagggggaggggaggaagagttTGAAGAGAGAAGCTTTCAGGATGATTTCTTTTGTGACAGAGAGATGCATGAAGAAGGAAGGATttaagagaattccagagttgtGGGACATAATGGCTGAAGGCTAAGCAATTTGGCCTTTGATACTCAAACTAGGAGGAGGCTTGTTCCAAAGCATTTGTTTATTCGTTATAAAAAGGAATTAAAAAAGAAGTTATAATTTATAGTAAATAAATGTTCAGGTACAACCTGTCAAATATTACGGTTTTGAGGTGGGTGATTTTAAATGACCTCATTGTTGTACATCAGGTGCACAGCCTTGCTCAGAGAAATGTAATTTTCTATAC is part of the Carcharodon carcharias isolate sCarCar2 chromosome 3, sCarCar2.pri, whole genome shotgun sequence genome and harbors:
- the LOC121275656 gene encoding beta-1,3-galactosyl-O-glycosyl-glycoprotein beta-1,6-N-acetylglucosaminyltransferase 7-like isoform X2, which gives rise to MNAAKWSFLLCATVSAVICLCIYITSKVKRPVPQGWKFDCAECGDYPDELCTALFQGKAAALVLGAECEQIHRPEATGGRPVNCSRLLASHSYITETLSQEEADFPLAYILAVHKDLDTLEWLFRAIYTPQNIYCIHVDNKTSEGFRQGVQGLADCFHNVFLASRSEKVVYGGFSRLQADINCMEELVLSQVKWKYVINLCGQDYPLKTNRELVRFLRSRWKNKNITPGIVQPEHMRHRTSHVHREYISPGQSYVIKTQKRKAGGVPHGLKLYFGSAYYVLTREFVNFVLTDQRAKDLLQWSRDTYSPDEHYWVTLNRMADAPGADPNAEWEGNVRSIKWLDQAQVNHNGCKESRFEG
- the LOC121275656 gene encoding beta-1,3-galactosyl-O-glycosyl-glycoprotein beta-1,6-N-acetylglucosaminyltransferase 7-like isoform X1; amino-acid sequence: MNAAKWSFLLCATVSAVICLCIYITSKVKRPVPQGWKFDCAECGDYPDELCTALFQGKAAALVLGAECEQIHRPEATGGRPVNCSRLLASHSYITETLSQEEADFPLAYILAVHKDLDTLEWLFRAIYTPQNIYCIHVDNKTSEGFRQGVQGLADCFHNVFLASRSEKVVYGGFSRLQADINCMEELVLSQVKWKYVINLCGQDYPLKTNRELVRFLRSRWKNKNITPGIVQPEHMRHRTSHVHREYISPGQSYVIKTQKRKAGGVPHGLKLYFGSAYYVLTREFVNFVLTDQRAKDLLQWSRDTYSPDEHYWVTLNRMADAPGADPNAEWEGNVRSIKWLDQAQVNHNGCKGHYVRSICVYGLGDLEWLAQKDSLFANKFEVNSHPLVAQCMERWLRPKTLSQSEVPIQQGWHIKNNKCFFDIENNDCSIPLM